In the Thermosipho japonicus genome, one interval contains:
- the flhB gene encoding flagellar biosynthesis protein FlhB yields MGRDFRKTSCAFREGNSTISLRIDLQLFADPDKTEKATPRRRQKAREEGQVPISRELTSGFTFLAAVLGFAFLGRGIIIGLQSAVAFFAKLPSYDSLTIQDLGIYTIEAFKGVIIDLIIFVALVMMTGIVTGSLQTKFLITFKSIKLDFSKINPISGLKRMFSLRSLFELLKSILKLVIVGYVGYLVVKSNWNKLLLATDTSVSEGALLIWDITFELLIKCGIALFIVSIADYFFSRYEYEKNIRMTKQEVKEEFKEVEGNPEIKRKQRQIMMQYSMHRMMQEVPEATVVVTNPTHFAVAIKYDSDEMDVPIVVAKGADKLAQKIKEIARKNNVPILRNPPLARELYFSVEIGDEIPQKLYRAVAEVLAYVYSLKERY; encoded by the coding sequence ATGGGCAGAGACTTCCGCAAAACTTCCTGTGCTTTTAGAGAAGGTAATTCAACAATTTCTCTCAGGATAGATCTACAATTATTTGCTGACCCTGATAAAACAGAAAAGGCAACGCCAAGAAGAAGACAAAAGGCAAGAGAAGAAGGACAAGTTCCGATATCCAGAGAGTTAACCTCTGGATTTACGTTTCTTGCTGCGGTACTTGGCTTTGCTTTCTTAGGTCGTGGAATTATAATTGGACTTCAATCTGCTGTTGCATTTTTTGCAAAACTGCCATCATATGATTCTTTAACTATACAAGATCTTGGCATCTATACAATAGAAGCTTTCAAAGGTGTTATAATAGACCTTATTATTTTTGTTGCGCTTGTAATGATGACTGGAATTGTTACTGGAAGTCTTCAAACAAAATTTTTAATAACTTTTAAAAGCATTAAACTTGATTTTTCAAAGATAAACCCAATTAGCGGTCTTAAAAGAATGTTTTCCCTTAGATCACTTTTTGAACTTCTTAAATCCATTCTAAAACTAGTGATTGTTGGCTATGTTGGATACCTTGTCGTAAAATCAAATTGGAACAAGCTCCTTCTTGCAACAGATACAAGTGTAAGTGAAGGTGCACTTCTTATCTGGGACATCACATTTGAGCTTTTAATTAAATGTGGTATCGCACTATTTATTGTCTCAATTGCTGATTACTTTTTTTCAAGATATGAATATGAAAAAAATATAAGAATGACAAAGCAAGAAGTAAAGGAAGAATTTAAAGAAGTGGAAGGAAATCCTGAAATTAAAAGGAAGCAGCGTCAAATCATGATGCAATATTCTATGCATAGAATGATGCAGGAAGTACCTGAAGCTACCGTTGTAGTAACAAACCCAACACACTTTGCTGTTGCAATTAAGTATGACTCAGATGAAATGGATGTTCCAATAGTTGTTGCAAAAGGTGCAGATAAACTCGCGCAAAAAATAAAGGAAATTGCAAGGAAAAACAACGTACCAATATTAAGAAATCCACCACTTGCAAGGGAATTGTATTTTAGCGTAGAAATAGGTGATGAAATACCCCAAAAACTATACAGAGCTGTTGCAGAGGTTCTTGCATACGTATACAGCTTAAAAGAGAGGTATTAG
- a CDS encoding response regulator, with translation MKKILVVDDSEVLRKITSFNLKKAGFEVHEAVDGVDGLEKMKEIMPDLIILDIMMPRLDGFGVLKEKGQDESIKDIPVIILTAKGGSEDERLAKSLGAKMVITKPFSPSQLIEEVKRLIGND, from the coding sequence ATGAAAAAAATATTAGTGGTAGATGATTCTGAAGTTCTGCGAAAGATTACATCTTTTAATTTGAAGAAAGCCGGTTTTGAAGTTCATGAAGCAGTTGATGGTGTTGATGGTCTTGAGAAAATGAAAGAAATAATGCCAGATTTGATAATTCTAGATATTATGATGCCAAGGCTTGACGGTTTTGGAGTTTTAAAGGAAAAAGGTCAAGATGAATCAATTAAGGATATCCCGGTTATAATCTTAACTGCAAAAGGTGGTAGCGAAGATGAAAGGCTTGCAAAATCTCTCGGGGCAAAGATGGTAATCACCAAACCGTTTAGTCCTTCACAACTAATTGAGGAAGTTAAGAGGTTGATTGGAAATGATTAA
- the fliR gene encoding flagellar biosynthetic protein FliR, with the protein MEIIDFVETQFLNWAMLISRLTGMFLITPLLSAAFVPTTVRAFLVLALSYMSLPQVDTIPLDTPVITIVLSLLNNFLIGFAIGLLAYFIFGAFSIAGELLGIESGFGLATAMDPTMEETPIVGQLIFLLSLFVFISLNGHMVVYQGVVDSIKIFPLYLDKLDFSLVKFIETKFIEMFFIALKIGLPVIGYMFIINVLLGILSRLVPQMNVFMVGIPLKSLLVFVIFLGMVPIWAETSAKLPVLLEKVIQQFLSG; encoded by the coding sequence ATGGAAATAATCGACTTTGTCGAAACACAATTTTTGAATTGGGCAATGCTCATTAGCAGATTAACTGGAATGTTCTTAATTACTCCCTTACTGTCAGCGGCATTCGTGCCAACGACAGTGAGGGCTTTTCTTGTTCTTGCACTCTCTTATATGTCACTACCACAGGTAGATACTATACCACTTGATACACCAGTTATCACTATCGTTCTTTCTCTTCTAAACAATTTCCTTATTGGCTTTGCCATAGGACTTCTTGCTTATTTTATATTTGGTGCATTTTCTATTGCAGGAGAGTTGTTAGGAATCGAATCTGGTTTTGGTCTTGCTACCGCTATGGATCCTACAATGGAAGAAACTCCAATTGTTGGACAATTAATATTTCTTCTTTCATTGTTTGTTTTTATATCCCTAAATGGCCACATGGTTGTATATCAAGGGGTTGTAGATTCTATAAAAATTTTTCCTTTATACCTGGATAAACTAGATTTTTCCTTAGTAAAGTTTATTGAAACAAAATTTATCGAAATGTTCTTTATTGCTTTAAAAATTGGGCTCCCGGTAATTGGATATATGTTTATAATAAACGTTCTACTTGGAATACTCTCAAGGCTTGTTCCACAGATGAACGTCTTTATGGTCGGAATTCCTCTAAAATCGCTTTTGGTATTCGTAATCTTTTTAGGGATGGTGCCGATATGGGCAGAGACTTCCGCAAAACTTCCTGTGCTTTTAGAGAAGGTAATTCAACAATTTCTCTCAGGATAG
- a CDS encoding PP2C family protein-serine/threonine phosphatase, whose amino-acid sequence MIKRLQDVYEMLCRISGKEPKVYESEEKLLNAIEEEIEKINAEILAYKQELESSTILIESQLEEITRLYEEISTLFEISKIIASNIETKQILKPILYTLKKAMGFKCGIISLNYERKVMETVGTCPENINQLVSEEVDEFSSETVIKERCEKLNNESIIFKYISTASDEKAGYLLFVGKESGSIFTAGDKKIVESTAQQISGSIEREIALKEEIERERLNQQIEIARNIQLNFFPKKFPHDDNFDSFGESTPAIHVGGDYFDVFVKNDFLFGIVADVSGKGLPASLIMSSMRSAFKSLIESTDGDLKRTFNSLNNMVSVDVGEDRFVTCVSFKISRDGILEVINAGHDPLYIVNSSSISKVKSTNTPLGMFEDMDFEVQTFKLSSGDLIFAYTDGIPEARNLSGEEYDFERLERILKKVYLLSAKEIIYNVENDVFRFSQGAPQHDDMTLLAIKYFN is encoded by the coding sequence ATGATTAAAAGATTACAAGATGTTTATGAAATGCTGTGCAGAATTTCTGGTAAAGAACCAAAAGTTTATGAATCAGAAGAAAAACTGTTGAATGCAATTGAAGAGGAAATAGAAAAAATAAATGCAGAAATTTTAGCTTACAAGCAAGAACTTGAGTCTTCAACCATTTTAATAGAAAGTCAACTTGAAGAGATAACGAGGTTGTATGAAGAAATTTCTACACTTTTTGAAATTAGTAAGATTATTGCTTCTAATATTGAGACAAAGCAGATTTTAAAACCTATACTTTATACATTGAAGAAGGCAATGGGATTTAAATGTGGAATTATTTCTTTGAATTATGAGAGAAAGGTTATGGAAACAGTTGGAACATGTCCAGAAAATATTAATCAGCTTGTTAGTGAGGAGGTAGATGAATTTTCCTCGGAGACAGTTATTAAAGAAAGATGTGAAAAATTAAATAATGAAAGTATAATTTTTAAATATATCTCAACTGCATCTGATGAAAAGGCCGGTTATCTATTATTTGTTGGAAAAGAAAGTGGTTCTATTTTTACCGCGGGAGATAAAAAGATCGTAGAATCTACGGCTCAGCAGATTTCAGGGAGTATTGAAAGAGAAATAGCATTGAAAGAAGAAATTGAAAGAGAAAGATTAAACCAACAGATAGAAATTGCAAGAAATATCCAACTTAATTTCTTTCCAAAGAAGTTTCCACATGATGATAATTTTGATTCTTTTGGTGAAAGCACACCAGCAATACATGTTGGAGGAGATTATTTTGATGTCTTTGTAAAAAATGATTTTTTATTTGGAATTGTTGCTGATGTATCTGGAAAAGGTCTTCCTGCGTCTTTAATTATGTCTTCTATGAGAAGTGCTTTTAAGTCTTTGATAGAAAGTACTGATGGAGATTTAAAAAGGACGTTTAATAGTCTAAATAATATGGTTTCTGTAGATGTAGGCGAGGATAGATTTGTAACATGTGTTTCTTTTAAGATATCAAGAGATGGTATTCTTGAAGTAATAAATGCTGGGCATGATCCACTTTATATAGTAAATTCTTCTTCCATATCTAAAGTTAAATCTACAAATACTCCTCTTGGAATGTTTGAAGATATGGATTTTGAGGTTCAAACATTTAAACTTTCTAGTGGTGATTTAATTTTTGCATATACGGATGGAATTCCTGAAGCAAGGAATTTAAGTGGAGAAGAATATGATTTTGAACGCCTTGAGAGGATTTTAAAAAAAGTTTATCTTTTATCTGCAAAGGAAATAATATATAACGTTGAGAATGATGTTTTTAGATTTTCTCAGGGTGCACCGCAGCACGATGATATGACTTTACTTGCTATTAAATATTTTAATTAG
- the efp gene encoding elongation factor P, with product MVDVGSLSKGMYIKYEGEIYRVIDVNKHFRARGSGLIRTKLKNISTGLVREVNFNSGEKVEEAEITFRKASYIYNDGESYYFMDNETFEQYGIPESDIEEEKNYLVENTEVDLIMHEGKPIGIQLPTSVVLEVVETDPGFKGDTVSGGGKPAVLETGLKITVPFFVEKGQKVRVDTRTGEYIERA from the coding sequence ATGGTAGATGTAGGTTCTTTAAGTAAGGGAATGTACATAAAATATGAAGGTGAAATTTACAGGGTAATTGATGTAAACAAGCATTTTAGGGCAAGAGGATCAGGCTTAATTAGGACAAAACTTAAAAATATATCTACAGGACTTGTAAGGGAAGTGAATTTCAATAGTGGTGAAAAAGTAGAAGAAGCGGAAATTACATTTAGAAAAGCTTCCTATATATATAACGATGGTGAAAGCTATTACTTTATGGATAATGAGACATTTGAACAATATGGTATTCCTGAAAGTGATATAGAAGAAGAAAAAAATTATTTAGTTGAAAATACAGAAGTGGATTTGATAATGCATGAAGGTAAACCTATTGGAATACAACTTCCAACAAGCGTTGTTCTTGAAGTTGTAGAAACAGACCCAGGTTTTAAAGGAGATACCGTTTCTGGTGGAGGAAAACCTGCTGTTTTGGAAACAGGATTGAAGATAACTGTCCCATTCTTTGTTGAGAAAGGTCAAAAAGTAAGGGTAGATACAAGAACAGGTGAGTACATAGAAAGGGCATAA
- the yqeH gene encoding ribosome biogenesis GTPase YqeH: MKCRGCGAELQYTDPTKPGYIPKEILENEPDPLCQRCYRIIHYGKLTVPVQEEIFLHQIDKVIKNFEKVLYVIDITDFEGTYRNEIMEKLQGKDVYFAITKFDLLPRSLSAIEAQEWLKKRLNTTSEKIFLTSSKNGFGLKKLEKFFKDSKKDILIVGVTNVGKSSLLSAFTKEHPTISPFPGTTLGIVKRKVFNTYIYDTPGILTNDRVIDLLSPECQAKILKTNNLTRKTFKIDQSRAILVSAFCKIEVEFDGDKKPIFQIFAPEKVTFHETKSERADQLIYERAGDFLLPPCKKTDMSKYNFKTERILVDQEQEISINGLCFINIKRGPFVAKITVPENINVALRNRLLKPKRGG; encoded by the coding sequence ATGAAATGTAGAGGTTGTGGTGCAGAGCTTCAATACACAGATCCAACAAAACCAGGATATATCCCAAAAGAGATTTTGGAAAATGAACCTGATCCATTATGTCAAAGGTGCTATAGAATAATCCACTATGGAAAATTAACAGTACCTGTACAAGAAGAAATATTTTTACACCAAATCGATAAAGTTATTAAAAATTTTGAAAAAGTATTATACGTTATAGATATTACCGACTTTGAAGGCACGTATAGAAATGAAATAATGGAGAAATTACAAGGAAAAGATGTGTATTTTGCCATAACAAAGTTCGACCTTCTTCCAAGATCACTCTCCGCTATTGAAGCTCAAGAGTGGCTAAAAAAAAGATTAAATACAACTTCTGAAAAAATCTTCCTCACAAGTAGTAAAAATGGGTTTGGTTTGAAAAAACTTGAAAAATTCTTTAAAGATTCAAAAAAAGACATTTTAATCGTAGGAGTAACCAACGTTGGAAAATCTTCTCTTCTTTCAGCTTTTACAAAGGAACATCCAACAATATCTCCATTTCCTGGAACAACCCTTGGAATAGTAAAAAGGAAAGTTTTTAACACCTACATATACGACACTCCAGGAATTTTGACAAATGACAGAGTCATAGATCTTTTATCTCCTGAGTGTCAGGCCAAAATACTTAAAACAAATAATTTAACTAGAAAAACTTTTAAAATTGACCAGTCACGTGCCATCTTAGTTAGTGCTTTTTGCAAAATAGAGGTTGAATTTGATGGAGATAAAAAGCCGATTTTTCAAATATTTGCTCCTGAAAAAGTAACTTTTCATGAAACAAAGAGTGAAAGAGCAGATCAATTGATCTACGAAAGAGCAGGAGATTTTTTGCTGCCACCATGTAAAAAAACTGATATGTCAAAATATAACTTTAAAACAGAAAGAATATTAGTCGATCAAGAACAAGAAATTTCAATAAATGGTTTGTGCTTTATCAACATAAAAAGAGGACCATTTGTAGCCAAAATTACCGTTCCAGAAAATATTAACGTTGCTTTGAGAAATAGATTACTAAAACCAAAAAGAGGAGGTTAA
- the nusB gene encoding transcription antitermination factor NusB encodes MRESVFKTLFQWDFQKDEDLTEIAKQHISSLEDEKLREQAYCYIEGIKRTIESLDEIISKYLQNWTLDRLSVTDRNILRLGTYELLYVEDVPIEVTLDEMIELGKTYGTENSGKFINGVLDRIAKGEAPKEKFDM; translated from the coding sequence ATGCGCGAAAGTGTTTTTAAAACACTTTTTCAATGGGACTTTCAAAAAGATGAAGATTTGACTGAAATAGCAAAGCAGCATATAAGTTCGCTAGAAGATGAAAAGCTTAGAGAGCAAGCATATTGTTATATAGAGGGGATTAAGAGAACTATAGAATCTTTAGATGAAATTATTTCTAAGTATCTTCAAAATTGGACATTAGATAGGCTTTCTGTGACGGATAGAAACATTTTAAGACTTGGAACGTATGAACTTTTATACGTCGAAGATGTTCCTATAGAAGTTACTTTAGATGAAATGATAGAGCTTGGAAAGACATATGGAACTGAAAATAGTGGTAAATTCATTAATGGGGTATTAGATAGAATAGCCAAGGGGGAAGCACCTAAAGAAAAATTTGATATGTAA
- a CDS encoding Asp23/Gls24 family envelope stress response protein codes for MDFEQGSINISDEVLKEIAFRSFLEVLELSADDKDAKKLKRNIEIERTPDDNVIVSVKTVAPYGKSLVEFGKKIMQNISENIQRMTELQVSAVNVSIVDVVEKIEPAEEEE; via the coding sequence ATGGATTTTGAACAAGGAAGTATAAATATTAGTGATGAAGTTTTAAAGGAAATAGCGTTTAGAAGTTTTTTAGAAGTTCTTGAGTTGTCTGCAGATGATAAAGATGCAAAAAAGTTAAAAAGAAATATTGAAATTGAAAGGACACCTGATGATAACGTAATAGTAAGTGTTAAAACCGTGGCTCCATATGGAAAGAGTTTAGTTGAATTTGGAAAGAAAATTATGCAGAATATTTCAGAAAATATTCAAAGAATGACGGAACTTCAAGTATCTGCAGTTAACGTTTCTATAGTTGATGTAGTTGAAAAAATAGAGCCAGCAGAGGAGGAAGAATAA
- the pduL gene encoding phosphate propanoyltransferase, which yields MKIKEPGIIAGVSNRHVHLSREDVEILFGKDYQLTPIKDLGQPGQFACQETVIIVGPKGAIEKVRVLGPERKETQIEISLTDAFKIGVRPPVRDSGDLDGTPGIVIVGPKGSVIKDKGVIIAKRHIHMHTSDAEKYGVKDKDIVKVLVEKEGRRLIFDDVLIRVSEKYALEFHVDTDEANAALLKTGDLVYIIDEE from the coding sequence ATGAAAATCAAAGAACCTGGAATCATCGCTGGTGTAAGTAACAGACACGTTCACCTTTCAAGAGAAGATGTAGAAATTCTTTTTGGAAAAGACTACCAACTTACTCCAATAAAAGATTTAGGTCAACCTGGTCAATTCGCCTGTCAAGAAACTGTTATCATAGTTGGTCCAAAAGGTGCTATTGAAAAAGTAAGAGTTTTAGGTCCAGAAAGAAAAGAGACACAAATTGAAATATCCCTTACAGATGCATTTAAAATTGGGGTCAGACCTCCAGTAAGAGATTCAGGAGACCTTGATGGAACACCAGGAATAGTAATCGTTGGACCAAAAGGCAGTGTAATTAAAGATAAAGGTGTTATTATAGCAAAAAGACATATTCACATGCACACTTCTGATGCTGAAAAATATGGCGTAAAAGATAAAGATATAGTAAAAGTTTTGGTCGAAAAAGAAGGCAGAAGGCTCATATTCGACGACGTTTTAATAAGAGTTAGCGAAAAATACGCACTTGAATTCCACGTTGACACAGACGAGGCTAATGCTGCACTTTTAAAGACTGGTGATCTTGTCTATATAATTGATGAAGAATAA
- a CDS encoding methyl-accepting chemotaxis protein, whose translation MSFRTKILLFAIFLVTIPMFLVTYVNISTVSSQLDTLQDEVKNNINENVVKSYEDYLQKFQNEIIAQSEEYTNELTKTVKEQEQQIQKKFDEIYLKTLSTQANFTFQTVINLIKQENEQLLTGARIAASLKEVVDAANEKNLSITERKALLFPFIEKYNFEYAGLWTIDEKKPRIKSKLYTDFDNKYVVEYAKVSSTSANISFYKKPPYKEELSKIFKELLNSKSVFYRTFIFPYIDSLYSIAVVPVMHPVLGNTINGFVVFVNKLDNSFLDNIKSISNSEITLYVNNKALITTKVGKDGKRLTGQPLSQSKNDIIEILGKSYFAKKGSFTYLGKKIGTLEVAIPFEKIDTRFNFPKPKPFVIPELEKPNVNINLKINNKAIVQKSVILALIILIISIILIVVITKQLLKSLEHSKTVIEKLSEGKFVNIESDKASGEFKIILDSLKKLSETFKDFAKKLLTSSNQLVSEVDNLEELNNILQKTSQDVSEAVKLFSNNTSIILDDFDEMKSSTDNAKDVINQVVTTLENLVDEILEAEEKIDENQKFVREFDESIKNSLETIEKFNSYINQTIGQFNQVTEEISKIQNVANQTNLLALNAAIEAARAGEAGKGFAVVADEIMKLSVEINEISKKLMKDMENYTENLGSLNAVYENSKESFNALSKTKEDFSESFKIITQRIENLVDTTKNVSSILEQTKEVFNHMVEISSRSAQNVGQTVDKMTTIEVKMKKLEEFSKKLNKMVKDIDSVSERLKQIAKWFKIGD comes from the coding sequence ATGTCTTTTAGGACAAAGATTTTGTTGTTTGCGATATTTTTGGTAACGATTCCAATGTTTTTGGTTACTTATGTCAATATATCAACTGTAAGTTCTCAATTAGACACTTTACAAGATGAAGTTAAAAATAATATAAACGAGAATGTTGTGAAAAGTTACGAAGATTATCTCCAAAAATTTCAAAATGAGATAATTGCACAATCAGAAGAATACACCAATGAACTTACAAAAACAGTCAAGGAGCAAGAACAACAAATTCAGAAAAAATTTGATGAAATATACTTAAAAACTCTTTCAACACAAGCCAATTTTACATTTCAAACTGTAATTAATTTAATAAAACAAGAAAATGAACAACTTCTTACTGGTGCAAGAATTGCTGCTTCTTTAAAAGAGGTTGTAGATGCAGCAAATGAAAAAAATTTATCCATCACGGAAAGAAAAGCTCTTTTATTTCCCTTTATAGAAAAATATAATTTTGAATATGCAGGGCTTTGGACTATTGATGAAAAAAAACCAAGAATAAAAAGCAAGCTTTATACTGATTTTGATAACAAATATGTTGTAGAATATGCAAAGGTTTCTTCAACCTCTGCAAATATTTCATTCTACAAAAAACCTCCATATAAGGAAGAACTTTCAAAGATATTCAAAGAACTTTTAAATTCTAAATCCGTATTCTATCGAACCTTTATCTTCCCATACATAGATTCACTATACTCGATTGCTGTAGTTCCCGTTATGCACCCAGTACTTGGAAATACAATAAACGGCTTTGTGGTATTTGTAAATAAATTAGACAACAGCTTTTTAGATAATATTAAATCAATTTCAAATTCTGAAATCACCTTGTATGTGAATAACAAAGCACTTATTACTACTAAAGTAGGAAAAGATGGAAAAAGATTAACGGGACAACCACTTTCACAAAGTAAAAATGACATAATCGAAATTCTTGGAAAATCTTACTTTGCAAAAAAAGGTAGTTTTACTTACCTTGGTAAAAAAATAGGTACCCTTGAAGTTGCAATTCCATTTGAAAAAATAGATACAAGATTTAACTTTCCAAAACCAAAACCATTTGTAATTCCTGAACTTGAAAAACCAAATGTAAACATTAACTTAAAAATCAATAATAAAGCAATCGTTCAAAAATCTGTAATTCTTGCACTAATCATTCTTATTATTAGTATCATTCTAATAGTTGTAATCACCAAACAACTTCTTAAATCTTTAGAACATTCAAAAACTGTAATTGAAAAACTATCTGAAGGCAAATTTGTAAACATTGAAAGTGACAAAGCATCTGGAGAATTCAAAATAATCTTGGATTCTTTGAAAAAACTTTCTGAAACATTTAAAGACTTTGCTAAAAAGCTCCTTACAAGCTCAAACCAACTCGTATCAGAAGTTGACAATCTTGAAGAGCTAAATAATATCTTGCAAAAAACCTCTCAAGATGTCTCTGAGGCCGTAAAGCTATTTTCTAACAACACATCTATTATTTTAGACGACTTTGATGAAATGAAATCAAGCACAGACAATGCAAAAGATGTTATTAATCAAGTTGTAACTACTCTTGAAAATCTTGTTGATGAAATACTCGAAGCAGAAGAAAAAATTGATGAAAACCAAAAATTTGTCAGAGAATTCGATGAAAGTATCAAAAATTCTCTGGAAACTATCGAAAAATTCAATAGCTATATAAACCAAACAATTGGACAATTTAACCAAGTAACCGAAGAAATCTCTAAAATTCAAAACGTTGCAAATCAAACCAACCTTCTTGCACTTAATGCGGCAATTGAAGCAGCACGGGCAGGAGAAGCTGGAAAAGGATTTGCAGTTGTTGCAGACGAGATAATGAAACTATCAGTCGAGATTAATGAAATCTCGAAAAAATTAATGAAAGATATGGAAAATTACACTGAAAATCTTGGGAGTTTAAATGCTGTATACGAAAATTCAAAGGAAAGCTTTAACGCTCTTTCAAAAACCAAAGAAGATTTCTCTGAAAGCTTTAAAATAATAACTCAACGTATTGAAAATCTTGTTGATACAACAAAGAATGTATCTTCTATTTTGGAACAAACAAAAGAGGTATTCAACCATATGGTAGAAATTTCTTCAAGGTCTGCTCAAAATGTTGGACAAACTGTCGACAAAATGACTACAATTGAAGTAAAAATGAAAAAGCTAGAAGAATTTTCTAAAAAACTAAACAAGATGGTCAAAGACATAGATTCAGTCTCTGAAAGGCTTAAACAAATAGCTAAATGGTTTAAGATAGGAGATTAA
- a CDS encoding purine-nucleoside phosphorylase, protein MKEYIERVNKAVEFLKEHIDNIPKIAIILGSGLHGIAESIESPKKFSYKEIPGFPVSTAPGHKGELIFGKLNGKDVMLMNGRFHYYEGYDMKTVTFPIRVMQLLGVEILIVTNAAGGMNPEFEIGHPMFITDHINMMGDNPLIGPNVEEWGPRFPDMSNAYDKELRQKATEIAKKLNIPFYEGVYVAVSGPNFETPAELKMLRWMGADAVGMSTVPEVIVANHGGLKVLGVSAITDKAVHDDLKPLTAEEVLEVANKTGGMIVKIISELIKEL, encoded by the coding sequence ATGAAAGAATACATTGAAAGAGTCAACAAAGCTGTAGAGTTTTTAAAAGAACACATTGACAATATCCCAAAAATTGCTATTATACTAGGTTCTGGTCTCCATGGAATTGCAGAAAGTATTGAAAGCCCAAAGAAATTTTCCTACAAAGAAATCCCAGGTTTTCCAGTTTCCACAGCACCAGGCCACAAAGGAGAATTAATTTTTGGAAAATTAAACGGAAAAGATGTAATGTTGATGAATGGAAGATTCCATTACTATGAAGGCTACGATATGAAAACTGTTACGTTCCCAATTAGGGTAATGCAACTTCTTGGGGTTGAGATCTTAATTGTTACTAACGCAGCAGGTGGAATGAATCCAGAATTTGAAATTGGACATCCAATGTTCATTACCGATCATATCAATATGATGGGAGACAATCCTTTGATTGGACCTAACGTTGAAGAATGGGGACCAAGATTTCCAGATATGTCAAATGCATACGATAAAGAATTAAGGCAAAAAGCAACAGAAATTGCAAAAAAGTTAAATATACCATTCTATGAAGGTGTTTACGTTGCAGTTTCCGGCCCAAACTTTGAAACGCCAGCAGAATTAAAAATGCTCAGATGGATGGGAGCAGATGCAGTAGGTATGTCGACAGTTCCTGAAGTAATAGTCGCAAATCATGGTGGTTTAAAAGTACTAGGAGTTTCTGCAATTACCGACAAAGCTGTTCACGATGATCTCAAACCACTTACTGCAGAAGAAGTACTAGAAGTTGCAAACAAGACAGGAGGAATGATCGTAAAAATAATCTCCGAGCTTATAAAAGAACTATAA
- a CDS encoding TIGR03936 family radical SAM-associated protein produces the protein MSYSYLVRFKKLGPYRFVAGLDTITMIERTFRRTNLKLTFTEGFHPKPKFSYIDPVSTGVIDLAFYVNINLEEDYDPQVVYNEIAAVQPLHLKIDNVTKNFVNLSKIEKYEFLVFVKKPFDFDTTKVIEKKTKRGIRQISLGVLENVRKFEKKDYVVINYIIRKENTFNPYLLSDKVFLALRKEAYIQDNALSFLFERGA, from the coding sequence ATGAGTTATAGCTATCTTGTAAGGTTTAAAAAACTAGGTCCATATAGATTTGTAGCAGGGCTTGATACAATTACTATGATTGAGAGAACTTTTAGAAGAACAAATTTAAAATTAACTTTTACGGAAGGGTTTCATCCAAAACCTAAGTTTTCATATATTGATCCGGTTTCAACAGGTGTTATCGATCTTGCATTTTACGTAAATATAAATCTTGAAGAAGACTATGATCCCCAAGTTGTTTATAACGAAATTGCAGCGGTTCAGCCACTTCATTTGAAAATAGATAATGTAACTAAGAATTTTGTAAATTTATCAAAGATAGAAAAATATGAATTTTTAGTTTTTGTAAAAAAACCTTTTGATTTTGATACAACTAAAGTTATTGAAAAGAAAACAAAACGAGGGATACGTCAAATTAGCCTAGGTGTTCTTGAAAATGTAAGAAAATTTGAAAAAAAGGATTATGTTGTGATAAACTATATTATTAGAAAGGAAAATACTTTTAATCCATATCTTCTATCAGATAAAGTTTTTCTTGCGTTAAGAAAAGAAGCTTATATTCAAGATAATGCTCTTTCTTTTCTTTTTGAAAGGGGTGCTTAA